TGCCGTAGAGTACGGTTACGATGCCATTCGCAGTGGCTTTATTACTAGCAGGGGGCAGTTGCGCAGCGTCGTTTCCTCTGGCCAATCCTGCGAGGTAGCCACTCATCCACAACCACTCTTCCGAAGTGCTTTGCTCAATAAGGGCATGTAATTGTTGCAATTTTGCGGGAGCCAACATGATGGAGTAATTGAGATGGATTAACGAACTATGGTAACGGTTTCAGCAGGCTTTGCTGTTGGTATTGTTGGTATCACGGTTACCGGATCAAAAAATTCTGTATTGGTTTGTGCGTTGCTGCTCCACATGAAACGCTTGTGCAGTTGTGCAGCTTCGCCAATAATGAGTAAGGCAGGTGACAAAAAGCGGTGTTGCTGCCAGTCGGTACTGCAAGTGGCAAGTGTGCTCAACTGAAACTGTTGCAGTGGTGTTGTGGCTTGCTCTGCCAGCAATATAGGTGTATCTCCTTTTTTGCCATGTGCCATCAGTGTTGCTGCAAGGGTGAAACAAGTTTCGCCACTCATGTAAAACACCAATGTGTCGCTGGTGTTGGCAAGGTTTTGCCATTCCGCTTCATCCACAGCTTCATGGTTATAATACGTAAGCAAACGAACGCCTCTCGAAATATTTCTTGCTGTGAGTGGTACGCCAGCTACTGCCGCAGTACCTAAAGCTGCCGTTACTCCCGGCACCAGTTCGTAAGCAATATTGTGGGCTTCGAGTGTTTCTAATTCATCGAGTATGTTGCTGAAAATGCTGATATCACCGCCTTTTAAACGTACCACATTGCGGTGCATGCAGGCATGATGTACCAGCAATTCGTTGATGGTGAGTTGCGGTGTACTCTTGTCTTTGCGGCATTGCTTGCCTACAGGAATGATGATGGCTTGTGCTGCAAACTGCTGCGTAATGGCAGGATTGACCAGGCGGTCAACCAGCACCACATCGGCTTGTGCCAAATGACGAGCTGCTTTTATCGTCAGCAATTCCGGGTCGCCGGGGCCGGCACCAATAATGATGACTTTTCCTGTTGGGGTTGGTGTGAATGTTGTCAAGTTGAATTCACTAAAAAGGTGAACAATAGTGATACGGCTTTGTGCCTGATGATTTTTGGTCTTTGCTTATTGAATCATGCAGGCACCTACAGTAATGTTGCTGGTTTCATCGATGAGGATGGCGCCGCCATTGGCTCTCAGGTCGGCGTAGCTGTCGTATGGCAGTGCCACTGCTGTACGAATGGTTGCCTTTACCACTTCGTTTAGTTTTACAGTGCCGTCAAATGGAATGTTTTCTAAGGTATTCACATCGATTTTGTACTCAATGTTTTTTACCACTGCACGTACACGGCTACTGTTGAGTTGAAGCTGGTATTTGTTGCCACTCAGCAATGGTTTGGTATCCATCCAGCAGAGCAGCACTTCCAGTTCATTGCTTTGCTTGGGTAAGAAAGCAGTGGGAACAATCACATCACCCCGGCTTACATCTACATCATCTGTAAGATGCAACACTATGCTTTGTGGTGCATGCGCTGTAGACACGTCTTTGAAGTTATGTTCGATTCGGTCAACGGTTGTTTGAATTCCTGCTGGCAGTACCGTTACGGGTTCACCTACCTTATAGGTGCCGCTGATGATTTTACCGGCATAGCCACGGTAGTCGTGCAGCTCTTCAGTTTGAGGTCGTATTACGTACTGTACTGGAAATCGACCTTGTGACAGGTTGATGTTTTCTGCAATTTCCACTGTTTCCAAAAACTCCAGCAAAGGCAGTCCTTTGTACCAGGGCATGCTGTCGGTTTTGTCAACGATGTTGTCGCCATTGAGTGCAGAAATGGGTACATAGGTTACATCTTTCAGGCCCAGTTTTGCTGCAATCTGTGTATAGTCAATTACGATGTTGTTGTACACGTCTTCAGAAAAATCAACAAGGTCCATTTTGTTGATGGCTACCACTACTTTAGGTATGCGGAGCAGCGAAGCAATAATGCTGTGGCGTCGAGTTTGTTCCACCACGCCTTGGCGGGCATCAATGAGTACAATAATGAGTTCGGAATTGCTGGCACCCGTCACCATGTTGCGGGTGTACTGAATGTGGCCCGGCGCATCCGCAATAATGAATTTGCGTTTGGGCGTAGAAAAGTATTTATAAGCCACATCAATGGTAATGCCTTGCTCACGTTCGGCACGAAGTCCATCCGTCAGCAATGCCGGATCAATTTCGCCATTGGCTTTGTTTTTGGTTTGCCTTTCGATGGCTTCCAATTGGTCTACCAATATGCTCTTGCTGTCGTACAGCAAACGACCAATTAAAGTGCTCTTGCCATCATCAACACTGCCGGCGGTTATAAATCGTAAAAGATCCATTGTTTTTATTGTATTAGCCCCTTTAGGGGTTGGGGTTAAAAGTATCCATTCTTCTTTCTGTCTTCCATGGCCGCTTCGGTTACGCGGTCGTCGATGCGGGTTTCGCCACGTTCGCTGATGCGGGTGGCAATGATTTCATTCACCACTTCATCGAGTGTGGCTGCATGGCTTTCAACAGCAGCAGTACAAGTCATATCGCCAACAGTACGATAGCGAACTTTCTTCACGGCTACCACATCGCCTTCTTCTATTTGTATGAAATCTGAAACGGCAATGAGTTGATCGTCATGCACCAGCACTTCACGGTCGTGAGCAAAGTAGATGGATGGCAATTCAATGCCTTCGCGACGGATGTAATTCCATACATCTAACTCTGTCCAGTTGCTGATGGGGAAGGCTCGTACATTTTCGCCCTTCGAAATGCGACCATTGTAAGTGCTCCACAGTTCCGGGCGTTGTTGTTTGGGATCCCATTCACCAAATTCATTCCGCACACTAAACACTCTTTCTTTTGCCCTCGCTTTTTCTTCATCGCGGCGGGCACCACCAATGCAGCAATCAAATTCAAACTCTTCAATGGTTTCGAGCAGGGTATAGGTTTGCAACGCATTGCGGCTCGCAAACTTGCCCTTTGGCTCAGTGAGTTGCTGGCGCTGAATGGTATCGCCCACTTGGCGTACAATCAAACGTTCGCCTATTTTTTCAGCCAGTGCATCGCGGTAGGCGAGTGCCTCCGGAAAGTTGTGGCCCGTATCGATGTGTACCAACGGAAATGGAAACCTGCCGGGGCGAAATGCTTTCAATGCGAGATGGACCAGACAAATAGAATCTTTACCACCACTAAACAGCAGGGCTGGACGTTCAAACTGTCCGGCTACTTCTCGCATAATGTGAATGGCTTCCGACTCGAGGTGATCTAAATAATCAAATGAATAACTACTCATGGATGCTGTTGTATTTTTTGCACAATGTGTATGCAAGGGTCATGGTTAATCAGGCGCTGTGTACATGCAGGCCGCATTCTTTTTTGCTGGCATCTTCCCACCACCAGCGGCCGGCTCTAAAGTCTTCGCCGGGCTGCACGGCTCTGGTACAAGGTGCGCAGCCAATGCTCACAAAACCCTTTTGGTGTAAGGGGTTGGCAGGAATGTGATGTTGTTGAATAAAGTCTGTTACCTGCTCAGTAGACCAATGCAGCAGCGGATGATATTTTACTACCTGATGCGTTGCGTCCCATTCCAATTGGTGCATGTCATTCCTGTTGGGCGAATGCGCAGCACGAATGCCGGTGATCCATACTTTTTTACCGGCCAGTGCCCGTTGCAGTGGTTCTACTTTACGTATGTGACAGCATTGCTGCCGCAGCGCTACGGATTCATAAAAGGCATTGGGACCATTGGCCGCTACGTAAGATTGTAAGCCATCGGCCTGAGGATAATAAGCGGTAATGGGCAGCTGGTATTTTTCCAGCGTGGCTGTCCAGGTAGAATAGGTTTCCGGAAACAAACGGCCAGTGTCCAACGTAAACAATCCGATGGGCAAATTGGCCTCCGCAATGAGGTGCGTAATGATTTGATCTTCCCAACTAAAACTGGTAGACAATACAACAGCTCCCGGCCATGCATGTGCAGCAGCGGCCAGTGTAGCAGTGGGGTCATTCGGTTGCAGCAAGGCCTCAAATTGGGCCAGTTGTGCTGCTCCTTGAAGTTGGCTCATGTGTACTGATGATTCAGGTTTTTTTGTTGAATATGTTGCGGGTAAAACGGAGAACGGTACCGTTTACCAACAACAACTATTTAGGCTCACCCTTTTCATCAGAGAACAAAATTGATTTCGTATTAGCGAGGGTAAAATTAGAAGCGGGTACTGAAATAGAAAAAATAATTTTCACCAAGTTAGTGAACATTAACAAATGGCATACCTCCTGATTTCTCTGAAGCCTTGTGCCACAAGGGGTTGCAGGCATGAAATCGATTGCGGATTTTTTTCTTTCCTGCTTTTTGAGCATGTGATTTTTGCCACAGCTACAAAAAAAGTTTTGGAAATTCGGAAAGCAGCCTATTACATTTGCGGCAGTTCTTTCAAAACAACTTATCAAGAAAGGCAGAGGGAAATGGCCCTGTGAAGCCTTGGCAACCCTATCAGAGTACTCGTCTGATAGAAGGTGCCAACTCCATCCTGTACACTGGTTTCGGCCGGTGAACGGAGAGAGATAAGTCAGAGATCAAGTTTGATTACAAATCGTATTAGCATACTATCAAGCTCATCCTGACTTATCCGGATGAGCTTTTTTGTACCCTTTACCACCGGTTTCGGTGGCCAGAGAATCAATCGCCGATACGTGTGGCACGGCCGGCACTAAGGTTCTTCCGGGTAAGTCTACCAAGCACTCCTCTGATAAGTTTTTGAAGCGGCCCTCACCCGGCTTTCTCCCACAGGTAACTTTTTTACCTGTGGGGGAATGGGTGGCAATTTCATTCATCAAAAAAACACAAACACCATGAGCCAGTTACGATTTGAAACACTGCAATTACATGCCGGTCAGCAAGTAGACCCTACTACCAAAAGCCGTGCAGTGCCCATTTATCAAACCACTTCTTATGTTTTTGATAATGCTGAGCATGCTGCCAATTTGTTTGGCCTGAAAGCTTTCGGCAATATCTACACCCGTATTATGAACCCCACCACCGATGTGTTTGAGCAACGCATGGCTGCATTGGAAGGTGGTGTGGCAGCTCTGGCGGTTGCCAGTGGTCAGGCTGCGCAGTTCATTGCCCTCAACAACATTTTGCAGGCCGGCGACAATTTTGTAACGACCTCGTATTTATACGGTGGCACCTACAATCAGTTCAAGGTTGGTTTCAAGCGCCTGGGTATTGAAGCCCGCTTTGCCGACGGCGACAATGTAGACAGCTTTGAAGCACTCATCGACGACAACACCAAAGCCATTTACCTCGAAACCATTGGTAACCCTCGTCTCAATATTCCTGATTTTGAAAAATTTGCTGCGCTGGCAAAAGCACACAATCTCCCACTGATTGTAGACAACACTTTTGCTGCAGGTGGTTTCTTGTTTCGCCCTCTCGAACATGGTGCCAACATTGTGGTAGAAAGTGCTACCAAGTGGATTGGTGGCCATGGTACGAGCATTGGTGGTGTAATAGTTGATGGTGGCAATTATGACTGGGGCAATGGTAAATTCCCACAGTTTAGCGAACCATCAGAAGGCTACCACGGCCTGGTGTTTAAAGATGTGTTTGGTGTCAACAATCCATTGGGGTTGCCCAACATTCAGTTTGCCATTCGTGCAAGGGTAGAAGGCCTTCGTGATTTCGGACCGGCTATCAGTCCGTTCAATTCTTTTCAACTGATTCAAGGTTTGGAAACCTTGAGCCTGCGTGTAGAACGCCACGTACAAAATGCTTTGGCGCTGGCGCAATGGTTGGAAAGCCATCCGCAAGTGGAGTATGTCTTGTATCCCGGTTTGGAAAGCAACCCCTATCATGCCATCGCTAAAAAATATTTGAAAAATGGTTTTGGCGGTGTGTTGCAAGTGGGCCTGAAAGGCGGTAAAGAAAAAGCCACGCAGTTTATTGATGCCTTGCAACTGGCCAGCAATCTGGCGAATGTGGGCGATGCCAAAACACTGGTGATTCATCCTGCTTCTACCACGCATGAGCAGCTGAGCGAAGCAGAGCAAATTGCCAGCGGTGTATTGCCGGCACAGGTGCGGGTAAGTGTGGGTATCGAACACATCGAAGACATCAAAGCAGATTTTCAACAAGCATTCGATAAAGTATTTGCATAATCACAAAGTCACCTGCATCAATTGGTGCAGGTGACTTTGTACCATATCTATTGCAGTAGCAACCATGAGTGAAGCGCATAAACAAACCGGCACAGCATACAGTCCCTGCGAAGTGAAAACATTTCGGGTACCGCAGGATTTGTGCTCGCCGGCAGAAAAGCTGAAGTGGAAAGGATTTGAACTGGAGAGTGGCGAAAAGCTACCGCAATATCATTTGGCATACACCACCTGCGGCCAACTCAATACAGAACGCAACAATGTTGTGTGGATTTTTCATGCACTCACTGCCAACAGTAATCCGCAAGAGTGGTGGGACGGATTGGTGGGGGCCGGCAAATACTTTGATCCCGCTAAGTATTTTATTGTGTGTGTAAACACACCCGGCAGTTGCTACGGCAGCATTGGCCCGCTTGACATGAACGTGGCTACGGGCAAACCGTACTATCACGATTTTCCTTTTTTCAGCACCCGTGATTTGATTCGCAGCTATCAACCGCTACGCCGTTTTTTGGGTATCGAGAAAATACATATCGGTATTGGCGGCAGCATGGGCGGCCAACAATTGCTGGAGTGGAGTATTGAAGAACCTGAACTCTTTGAGCACATTATTCCTATTGCTACCAATGCTATTCATAGTGCATGGGGTATTGCGTTCAATACTACACAACGCATGATTATTGAAGCAGATGGTACGTGGGGCCAACAGCATCCGCAGGCTGGCATTGCCGGCATGAAAGCAGCCCGTGCCATGGCGTTGATTTCATACAGAAGTTACGAAGGCTATGCATTAAAGCAATCCACGAATAACAGCCAGTGGCAAATAGATAACAGCGGCGAATCGGTGGGTGGCGCTGCATCTTACCAACGCTATCAGGGAGAAAAACTAGCCAACCGCTACAATGCTTTTAGCTATTATACATTGAGCAAAACTATGGATAGTCACAACCTTGGTCGTGGCCGTGGTACTGTGGCTGAAGCCTTGCAGCTCATACGTGCCAAGGCTTTGGTGATTGGCATCGACAGCGACGTGTTGTTTCCATTGAGTGAGCAACAATATCTGGCAGCGCAAATTCCGGGTGCTCATTTTTTAAGCATCAGCAGTCATTTTGGGCATGATGGTTTTTTGCTGGAGTTTGATACCATTGAAAAAGCCATCGATTCATTTTTGAATGATAACAAATAGTTTCATCAACAGCGTAAACAATAAATTACATAGATATGTCACAACACATTGAGCATCCCGATTATCATCATAAACAGTTGACCATTGGTCTGTTTGGATTTGGCGTAGTTGGCGAAGGTTTGTATCAGGTCTTGAAGCAAACGCCTTCCTTAAAAGCTTCTATCAAAAGAGTGTGTATCAAGAATCCGGAGAAGAAGCGCAATGCACCGGCGGAGCTGTTTACTACAGACAGAGATGAGTTGTTGAATGATGAAGCAATCAATGTGATTGTAGAAGTAATTGATGATGCAGACGCTGCTTTTTACATTGTAAAAACGGCATTGCTCGGTGGCAAGCATGTGGTGAGTGCCAGCAAAAAAATGATTGCTGAGCATTTGACTGAACTGCTGCAACTGCAACAGCAAACGGGGCAGTCGTTTTTGTACGAAGCTTCGGCTTGTGCTTCTATTCCGGTGATTCGTAATTTGGAAGAATACTACGACAATGATTTGCTGCACAGCATTCAGGCCATTGTGAATGGTAGCACCAACTACATTCTCACCAAAATGTTTGAAGAGAAGCTGAGCTACCGCGATGCATTGTTGCAGGCTCAGCAGTTGGGCTTTGCAGAAAGCAATCCCAAGCTGGATGTAGAAGGCTATGATGCTGTGAACAAATGGAACAACCTGTTGGCACATGCTTACGGCATTGTTACATCTCCCGAAAAAATTCTGTTTACGGGTATTCAAAGTGTACAGGCATTTGATGCACAGGTAGCAGAGGAAAGACACTACGTTATTCGACTGGTGGCACAAGCTAAGAAATTGGAGAGCGGCAAAGTAGCAGCGTTTGTGTTGCCGCAGTTTGTACAAGCCAGCGATCACCTGTCGTTTGTACGCAACGAATACAACGGTGTGGTGATAGAAAGCGGCTTTGCCGACAAGCAATTCTTCTATGGCAAAGGAGCCGGTAGTTTCCCAACGGCTTCTGCGGTGTTGAGTGATATTTCAGCACTCCGTTACGACTATCGCTATGAATACAAAAAGTTGTACCACCACACACCAGGTGAGCTCACCAATGATTACTACCTGAAAGTGTACCTAAGTTTTGAAAATGTAGAAGAAGTACCAAAAGATAAGTTTGAGTGGATTGAAGAATGGCATGCCCGTGAAGACCGCAAGTATTTGGTGGGCGTACTGCATGTGCAACACCTCATTGATAGTGATTGGTGGAAGACCAATGGCACTTCGCTGGTGCTTTTGCCCAATGCTATCATTGAAAGTCTTGATTTACAAAAGCTCAAGAAGAAAAGCCTCGAACTCGCTGGCTTGCAATTGCACCACGGGTTTAAGCAGTGGTAAAGGATAATTAGTAGACTGTTAGAATTTGTAGAGATATTGTACGCAAAAAAGAATCGGTTGTTGTTTAATCAACAGCCGATTCTTTTTTACCATTATCGGTCTACAGTTGCTGCTGTATTCTTTTCGCTATTTCAGGGCCTAAACGTTTTAGCTGTGCGTCATAATTGGTGAGGTATTCTGTTAACAGGCCTTTGAATGATTGAAAGTAACCCATGTTGACAAGGCGGTTTGGATCTTCAATTATGAAACTACCTTTTTTATCTGGCACTCCTTCTCCCCAAATGGTATAGTTCACTTTTATGTCGTGGTAATTGGGCTGGTAATAGAATCTGGAAGTATGCACAAATATGGCATAGGTGTTAAAGATGTTATGGTAAGTGAAACTTCTTGGGATGGTGTCTAATTCAATTTCCAGGTTTCGATTGCCCAGCTTATCAGCGAAGCTTTTGCTTCTCGTGTATTGATAAATGCTGGTGGCCAGCTGATTGAATGGCACATCAGGATGAAGATGCGTCGTTGTCCAAGCCCTTTCTCTTATATAGAGGAGTAAAAAAAGCATTTTCTTTTTGGGCGGATCAGTTTTGGAAACTGCTGTAGAGGTGTCGTAGTTCAACAAGCTGCTCACCCGAACATTAGCTGGTTTTATCCCGGGCTTTTGCGGTGGTATTTTTCCATAATAGTCAGTTACTGCCATGTCAATTTTTGCTGGAGTAAGGCAGGCAGAAAATGAAATAAGAATGCAGCCGAAAACGAGGATGCGTTTCGAAAAGAAGGAAAATGTGCGAAAATGAACCATTGTTGAATGATAATTTTGTGACTAGGGAACTTCTGTAAAAGAAAGAAAGTTCTTTTAGATTCCTTTACTTTTTGTTTATAACCGTTGGTTTATAATCAAACGGCAACATACCCGACATGTTTTCGCTAAATGCCCAATAGCCGAGTAAAAGCAAATTATTGGGGGCATAGAAACTGCCATTTGCAGCTATCGATAATACTTCTTGCTGCATCAGTTGTATCTGAGATACGAGTTTGTTGTCTGCCTGGCTTCGCCGTTGTAGTTGTACATATTCCACGGGTTCAGCTTTGTGCAAGTACATCACATGCAGGTAATCGGAGAAGTACAATCCTGCCGTGTATTTATCGATAGCAAAAGCAATGCTGTCTGCTGGTACCAGGTTTGGATTGAGTACATCCATCATGTCGGGTTGGCTCATCACTTTACTACGATAGTCGCTGCTGTCATTGGGCTGTATACCTAAGCGCAGGGTTACTTGTCCGCTTTGTGCCTGCTGGCGCAGTTGCTCTTTCTGGCGTTGTTTTTCTGTGTTCGGTACTTTTTTCAGGTATCGAATTTCAAAACCATTTTCTGTGAGTTGATTTCTATACAAGCTGCGCATAAAATGCATGACCGATCCTTCGTAAGCTGCTGCACGGTTGGCCTCCCAGTTGCGTTGTTTTTTGCTACCTTCTTTAGCAGGCATTTCTTCAAACAGCGGATAACCCTGATAAAACTGCATGCTGCTACTAAAGTTGTATTCAAAATTTTCCAACTGGTATTTGATGCGGTAGCCCAATGCATGATTGTCTATTTGCAAGGGCTCGTTGCTGAATGCAATCAGGCGTTTCGTTTTTTTATAATACCGAAATTGTATGGCCTTGTAATTGACAATGCTACAGCGGGAAGAGTTGGCCGTTAGTCCTAAAAATCGTTCAGTGAAAAAACGGCCCCATTTTGCCCAGTTCTCTTTATCGTAAGGCTCAATCACCACATTGTCCAGCTCCTGCGGCTTGAGTTTCAGATAAACAGTCAGTGGGCTTGGTTTGCTTATCCGTTTCAATGGTTTGTACCGATGTTTCGTAGCCTACATAAGAAACCACCAAATCGTATTTGCCCGATGGGGCGTTGTAAATGGTAAACCTGCCCGCTGAATCGGTGACGGTTCCAACAGATGTGTTACTGAAAAACACACTCGCCAAATGCACCGGTTTTCGTTGGTCTGCAGTAAGCACTACGCCACTCACCGTACCCGCCAGCAAAGCGGTACTCCACACACAGCAACACAATAACCATACGATACGCATAACTCAAAAATAGTCGAATCTTTCTATAACTAAAGGTTTAGTTGGTGGTTGATGGTTGGCAGTTGATAGGAGAAAACGCACCAACGAAAACCAGAAACCAAAAACAACTTCTTCGTGCCTCTTCGTGTACTCCGCGACTTTGTGGTTCAAAAAATAGTTGGTGGTTGATGGCTGGCAGTTGATAGGAGGAAACGCACCAACGAAAAACCAGAAACCAAAAACAACTTCTTCGTGCCCCTTCGTGTACTCCGTGTCTTTGTGGTTCAAAAAATAGTTGGTAGTTGATGGTTGGTAGTTGGTAGTCAAACGAAACCTCAAAACTCACAAGCTATCCTTCATGCCCCTTTGTGCTTCCATTGCGTCTTGGTGGTTCAATCCAGCGCCACCGTTTCCTTCCTTACCTTTGCGCCCATGAATCAGCAATACCAGCGTTATTTATCGGTAGTAGTACCGGTAATGAATGAGGAAGACAATGTACAACCCATGATAGAAGCCGTGCAGGCAGCCGTGGGCCAGTACGATTACGAACTCATTTTTGTAGACGATGGAAGTACCGACCAAACCCGCCAACGCATTGCGGCCCTGCTTACCGATCGCATTAAGCTGGTAGAGCTCCGCAAAAACTATGGCCAAAGCACCGCCATGGCTGCCGGTATCGATCATTGCAGCGGCCAGTTCATCACCATGCTCGATGGCGATTTGCAAAATGACCCCAGCGATATTCCCATGATGCTCGAAAAGCTCATTCAGGAAGACTGGGATGTGGTAGCCGGTAACCGGGCCAACCGCAAAGACGGTGCCCTGCTGCGCAAACTGCCCAGCAAAATTGCCAACGCCATCATTCGCCGCTGGACGGGTGTATACATCAAAGACTACGGCTGCACTCTCAAAGTGTTTCGTGCCGAAATAGCACAAGAAATGGGATTGTATGGCGAGTTGCACCGTTTCATTCCCGTGCTGGCCGCCATGCAGGGCGCCAAAATCACACAGGTAGATGTGAAACACCATGCCCGCCGCTTTGGCAAAAGCAAGTATGGCATTGGCCGTACTACCCGTGTCATGAGCGACCTCATTACCATGGTGTTTTTCCGCAAGTACATACAGCGCCCCATGCACCTGTTTGGTGGTCTCGGCTTTGGCAGTTTGGCATTGGGCATCCTCATCAATTTGTATCTGCTGGTGCTCAAGCTCATGGGCCACGATATTGGCGGCCGGCCATTGCTGGTAGCCGGTATGGTGTTCTTACTTGGGGGCATACAGCTCATCACCATTGGTATTGTAGCCGAAGTCAGCATCCGCAATTATTTCGAAGGCACGGGCCGCAAAACCTACAACGTACGCCGCATACACAGCAAGTAGTTTTTTTGAATGACCAGCTAATGGCTACTATGGAGCACCGGTTGTGTCTCCAGATAGCTATCGGGACACTTCAACAGCACTGCAAGCATCGGCTTTACATTTATGCAAACAGATTCAGCCACATCCAACAATGATTCAGTAGCAACCGGCAAAAAAGTTTGCCTGGTTGGGCCAGGCTCTTGCTCAAGCTGCTGGTATCGGGTGGTTGCTTGTATTATGTGGGCCAAAAAATCAACTGGCAGGAAGCGGTGCAGCTATTGCAAAAAAGTAACGTGCTTTGGTTGCTGCTGGCTACTTTACTTTTTACCGCCAGCAAAGTGTTGTCCTCCATAAGGTTGCGCATTTACTTTCACAACATTGCTGTGGCTTTGCCGCAACTGGCTAACCTGCGGTTGTACTGGCTGGGCATGTTTTACAATTTGTTTTTACCCGGCGGCATTGGTGGCGATGCGTACAAAATCATCTTACTCAACAAAGCCTATCCGCAAACCGGTGTCAAAAAGTTATCTGCTGCTGTACTCCTCGATCGGGTAAGTGGCGTAGCTGGCTTGGGTATACTGGCGGCAGCCTGCTATGGCTGGGTATTTCAGCCGCAGTGGCATGCATGGCTGG
The Phnomibacter ginsenosidimutans genome window above contains:
- the cobA gene encoding uroporphyrinogen-III C-methyltransferase; this encodes MTTFTPTPTGKVIIIGAGPGDPELLTIKAARHLAQADVVLVDRLVNPAITQQFAAQAIIIPVGKQCRKDKSTPQLTINELLVHHACMHRNVVRLKGGDISIFSNILDELETLEAHNIAYELVPGVTAALGTAAVAGVPLTARNISRGVRLLTYYNHEAVDEAEWQNLANTSDTLVFYMSGETCFTLAATLMAHGKKGDTPILLAEQATTPLQQFQLSTLATCSTDWQQHRFLSPALLIIGEAAQLHKRFMWSSNAQTNTEFFDPVTVIPTIPTAKPAETVTIVR
- a CDS encoding sulfate adenylyltransferase subunit 1, which translates into the protein MDLLRFITAGSVDDGKSTLIGRLLYDSKSILVDQLEAIERQTKNKANGEIDPALLTDGLRAEREQGITIDVAYKYFSTPKRKFIIADAPGHIQYTRNMVTGASNSELIIVLIDARQGVVEQTRRHSIIASLLRIPKVVVAINKMDLVDFSEDVYNNIVIDYTQIAAKLGLKDVTYVPISALNGDNIVDKTDSMPWYKGLPLLEFLETVEIAENINLSQGRFPVQYVIRPQTEELHDYRGYAGKIISGTYKVGEPVTVLPAGIQTTVDRIEHNFKDVSTAHAPQSIVLHLTDDVDVSRGDVIVPTAFLPKQSNELEVLLCWMDTKPLLSGNKYQLQLNSSRVRAVVKNIEYKIDVNTLENIPFDGTVKLNEVVKATIRTAVALPYDSYADLRANGGAILIDETSNITVGACMIQ
- the cysD gene encoding sulfate adenylyltransferase subunit CysD — protein: MSSYSFDYLDHLESEAIHIMREVAGQFERPALLFSGGKDSICLVHLALKAFRPGRFPFPLVHIDTGHNFPEALAYRDALAEKIGERLIVRQVGDTIQRQQLTEPKGKFASRNALQTYTLLETIEEFEFDCCIGGARRDEEKARAKERVFSVRNEFGEWDPKQQRPELWSTYNGRISKGENVRAFPISNWTELDVWNYIRREGIELPSIYFAHDREVLVHDDQLIAVSDFIQIEEGDVVAVKKVRYRTVGDMTCTAAVESHAATLDEVVNEIIATRISERGETRIDDRVTEAAMEDRKKNGYF
- a CDS encoding phosphoadenylyl-sulfate reductase; the encoded protein is MSQLQGAAQLAQFEALLQPNDPTATLAAAAHAWPGAVVLSTSFSWEDQIITHLIAEANLPIGLFTLDTGRLFPETYSTWTATLEKYQLPITAYYPQADGLQSYVAANGPNAFYESVALRQQCCHIRKVEPLQRALAGKKVWITGIRAAHSPNRNDMHQLEWDATHQVVKYHPLLHWSTEQVTDFIQQHHIPANPLHQKGFVSIGCAPCTRAVQPGEDFRAGRWWWEDASKKECGLHVHSA
- a CDS encoding O-acetylhomoserine aminocarboxypropyltransferase/cysteine synthase family protein, with amino-acid sequence MSQLRFETLQLHAGQQVDPTTKSRAVPIYQTTSYVFDNAEHAANLFGLKAFGNIYTRIMNPTTDVFEQRMAALEGGVAALAVASGQAAQFIALNNILQAGDNFVTTSYLYGGTYNQFKVGFKRLGIEARFADGDNVDSFEALIDDNTKAIYLETIGNPRLNIPDFEKFAALAKAHNLPLIVDNTFAAGGFLFRPLEHGANIVVESATKWIGGHGTSIGGVIVDGGNYDWGNGKFPQFSEPSEGYHGLVFKDVFGVNNPLGLPNIQFAIRARVEGLRDFGPAISPFNSFQLIQGLETLSLRVERHVQNALALAQWLESHPQVEYVLYPGLESNPYHAIAKKYLKNGFGGVLQVGLKGGKEKATQFIDALQLASNLANVGDAKTLVIHPASTTHEQLSEAEQIASGVLPAQVRVSVGIEHIEDIKADFQQAFDKVFA
- a CDS encoding homoserine O-acetyltransferase family protein, which gives rise to MSEAHKQTGTAYSPCEVKTFRVPQDLCSPAEKLKWKGFELESGEKLPQYHLAYTTCGQLNTERNNVVWIFHALTANSNPQEWWDGLVGAGKYFDPAKYFIVCVNTPGSCYGSIGPLDMNVATGKPYYHDFPFFSTRDLIRSYQPLRRFLGIEKIHIGIGGSMGGQQLLEWSIEEPELFEHIIPIATNAIHSAWGIAFNTTQRMIIEADGTWGQQHPQAGIAGMKAARAMALISYRSYEGYALKQSTNNSQWQIDNSGESVGGAASYQRYQGEKLANRYNAFSYYTLSKTMDSHNLGRGRGTVAEALQLIRAKALVIGIDSDVLFPLSEQQYLAAQIPGAHFLSISSHFGHDGFLLEFDTIEKAIDSFLNDNK
- a CDS encoding homoserine dehydrogenase, which encodes MSQHIEHPDYHHKQLTIGLFGFGVVGEGLYQVLKQTPSLKASIKRVCIKNPEKKRNAPAELFTTDRDELLNDEAINVIVEVIDDADAAFYIVKTALLGGKHVVSASKKMIAEHLTELLQLQQQTGQSFLYEASACASIPVIRNLEEYYDNDLLHSIQAIVNGSTNYILTKMFEEKLSYRDALLQAQQLGFAESNPKLDVEGYDAVNKWNNLLAHAYGIVTSPEKILFTGIQSVQAFDAQVAEERHYVIRLVAQAKKLESGKVAAFVLPQFVQASDHLSFVRNEYNGVVIESGFADKQFFYGKGAGSFPTASAVLSDISALRYDYRYEYKKLYHHTPGELTNDYYLKVYLSFENVEEVPKDKFEWIEEWHAREDRKYLVGVLHVQHLIDSDWWKTNGTSLVLLPNAIIESLDLQKLKKKSLELAGLQLHHGFKQW
- a CDS encoding carboxypeptidase-like regulatory domain-containing protein, producing MRIVWLLCCCVWSTALLAGTVSGVVLTADQRKPVHLASVFFSNTSVGTVTDSAGRFTIYNAPSGKYDLVVSYVGYETSVQTIETDKQTKPTDCLSETQAAGAGQCGD